One Leucobacter muris DNA segment encodes these proteins:
- the rmuC gene encoding DNA recombination protein RmuC, translating to MTTLTLLLIVVAALVFGVAGFIAGHRVAASGAARRIAEAEMRAERERTLAVQQARLDAEAGARLLREELAAAETRVQGLEDRLRDAHLNAQQRSEIDREEQRVLQQLAPLRDSLGKLERTVATIEQQRASQHGELAEQLREAARAEEKLRGTAESLAAALRSNNTRGLWGETQLRRLIEAAGMVEHVDFEVQQHLPSENGAARPDVVVRLPGGKSIAIDAKVPFDAYLEAQHVDDESRRSALLNRHAKALRDHIVALSNRGYWTALADSPELVVAFVPSESLLSSALDTDPLLLEYAFERRVALASPVSLWAILKSVAHSWRQESLTTEARTLFDLSRQLHTRLGRTASHLDKLGRTLSRGVQDYNAYIGSLERQVLPTARKIGALNGEKIGTEPAQLEDAVRPLIAPELRPAGDSDADGEGAAPGAPATAERVSAEGRPATDGELARDETPAADGGPAANSAFWAEREPRQPAADDEGPGENA from the coding sequence ATGACCACCCTCACCCTTCTCCTGATCGTCGTCGCGGCCCTCGTGTTCGGGGTGGCCGGGTTCATCGCCGGGCATCGAGTCGCGGCCTCCGGCGCCGCCCGGCGTATCGCCGAGGCCGAGATGCGGGCCGAGCGCGAACGCACGCTGGCGGTGCAGCAGGCGAGACTCGACGCCGAGGCCGGGGCGCGCCTGCTGCGCGAGGAGCTCGCCGCCGCCGAGACGCGGGTGCAGGGGCTCGAGGATCGCCTGCGCGACGCGCACCTCAACGCCCAGCAGCGCTCCGAGATCGACCGCGAAGAGCAGCGCGTGCTGCAGCAGCTCGCACCGCTGCGAGACTCGCTGGGCAAGCTCGAGCGCACCGTCGCGACGATCGAGCAGCAGCGAGCCTCCCAGCACGGCGAGCTCGCCGAGCAGCTGCGCGAAGCGGCCCGCGCCGAAGAGAAGCTGCGGGGCACCGCCGAAAGCCTGGCCGCGGCTCTGCGCTCGAACAACACGCGCGGGCTCTGGGGCGAGACCCAGCTGCGCCGCCTCATCGAAGCCGCGGGTATGGTCGAGCACGTCGACTTCGAGGTACAGCAGCACCTCCCGTCAGAGAACGGAGCCGCTCGGCCCGACGTGGTCGTACGCCTACCCGGCGGCAAGAGCATCGCGATCGACGCCAAGGTGCCGTTCGACGCCTACCTCGAAGCGCAGCACGTCGACGACGAGTCACGCCGCTCCGCGCTGCTGAACCGGCACGCGAAGGCCCTGCGCGATCACATCGTCGCGCTGAGCAACCGCGGCTACTGGACCGCACTCGCCGACTCCCCCGAGCTCGTGGTCGCATTCGTGCCCAGCGAGTCGCTGCTGTCGAGCGCCCTCGACACCGATCCGCTGCTGCTCGAGTACGCCTTCGAGCGGCGCGTCGCCCTCGCCTCTCCGGTGAGTCTGTGGGCCATCCTCAAGTCGGTCGCCCACAGCTGGCGCCAGGAGTCGCTCACCACCGAGGCGCGCACGCTGTTCGACCTCAGCCGGCAGCTCCACACCCGCCTCGGGCGCACCGCGTCGCACCTCGACAAGCTCGGCCGCACACTGTCGCGCGGTGTGCAAGACTACAACGCCTACATCGGTTCGCTCGAGCGCCAGGTGCTGCCCACCGCCCGCAAGATCGGCGCACTCAACGGAGAGAAGATCGGCACCGAACCGGCGCAGCTCGAAGACGCGGTGCGCCCGCTCATCGCGCCCGAGCTCCGCCCCGCGGGCGACTCCGACGCAGACGGCGAAGGGGCCGCGCCCGGCGCACCGGCAACAGCCGAAAGAGTCTCGGCCGAGGGACGACCCGCGACAGACGGAGAACTCGCACGCGACGAAACACCCGCGGCCGACGGAGGACCCGCTGCAAACAGTGCATTCTGGGCCGAGCGCGAGCCTCGCCAGCCAGCGGCAGACGACGAAGGCCCAGGCGAGAACGCCTGA
- a CDS encoding 3'-5' exonuclease, with the protein MPVDFTAIDFETANSHPSSACAVGMVRVRDGRVVDRVEWLIRPPEAHAAFLPFNVKIHGITAEMVTAARDWAGQLTELRDFIGDDVAVAHNASFDMGVIRAACAETITPTPRLRYLCSVQVSRKTYEIPSHRLPLAAEAAGFGEFAHHDALADAEACAAIISDAARRHEVGDVSALAKKTGLRIQQLKAIPLKL; encoded by the coding sequence GTGCCCGTCGACTTCACCGCCATCGATTTCGAGACCGCCAACAGCCACCCCTCCTCGGCCTGCGCGGTCGGCATGGTGCGCGTGCGCGACGGGCGCGTGGTCGATCGCGTCGAGTGGCTGATCCGCCCGCCCGAGGCGCACGCGGCGTTCCTGCCCTTCAACGTCAAGATCCACGGCATCACCGCCGAGATGGTGACGGCCGCTCGCGACTGGGCCGGCCAGCTGACCGAGCTGCGCGACTTCATCGGCGACGACGTGGCGGTGGCCCACAACGCCAGCTTCGACATGGGCGTGATCCGGGCGGCCTGCGCCGAGACCATCACTCCGACCCCGCGCCTGCGCTACCTCTGCAGCGTGCAGGTCTCGCGCAAGACCTACGAGATCCCGTCGCACCGTCTGCCGCTCGCGGCCGAGGCCGCCGGGTTCGGCGAGTTCGCGCACCACGACGCCCTCGCCGACGCCGAGGCCTGCGCCGCGATCATCTCGGATGCCGCGCGACGGCACGAGGTCGGCGACGTGTCGGCGCTCGCCAAGAAGACGGGGCTGCGCATCCAGCAGCTCAAGGCGATCCCCCTCAAGCTGTAG
- a CDS encoding NAD(P)H-dependent oxidoreductase, which translates to MFSTLVIDGHPDPDSLTAAIARGYAEAHGNARLLTLRDLSFDPHMRFGYRKRMEIEPDLQDARDALHLARRIVVVSPMWWGSVPAVLKGFFDRALLPKQEYVYPARGLPRGLLRGRSGRLFLLADTPAIALPFTGTHAVAQVTRHTLTFCGVRPFRVHRLLGVRYRSPARIERWIARAAKTGASDRRRDDAARRLATHPALDRAPSAPAHSPVPERR; encoded by the coding sequence GTGTTCTCCACCCTCGTCATCGACGGACATCCCGATCCGGACTCGCTCACCGCGGCCATCGCGCGCGGTTACGCGGAAGCTCACGGGAACGCGCGGTTGCTCACCCTGCGCGACCTCAGCTTCGACCCGCATATGCGCTTCGGCTACCGCAAGCGCATGGAGATCGAACCCGATCTGCAGGACGCCCGCGATGCCCTGCACCTCGCAAGGCGCATCGTGGTGGTCAGCCCGATGTGGTGGGGGTCGGTCCCGGCTGTCCTCAAAGGCTTCTTCGACCGCGCGCTGCTGCCGAAGCAGGAGTACGTGTATCCCGCCCGGGGGCTCCCCCGAGGCCTCCTGCGCGGCCGCAGCGGTCGCCTCTTCCTGCTCGCCGACACGCCGGCCATCGCGCTGCCGTTCACCGGCACTCACGCGGTGGCGCAGGTGACCCGTCACACGCTGACATTCTGCGGGGTGCGGCCCTTCCGCGTGCACCGCCTGCTCGGCGTGAGGTACCGCAGCCCGGCGCGCATCGAGCGCTGGATCGCCCGAGCGGCGAAGACGGGAGCTTCGGATCGACGCCGCGATGACGCGGCACGTCGTCTCGCAACGCACCCCGCCCTGGACCGGGCGCCCAGCGCGCCGGCGCACTCCCCGGTACCCGAACGCCGGTGA
- a CDS encoding TetR/AcrR family transcriptional regulator produces MSSSRDGYHHGSLARALEDAAMQLLDTRPAHEISLREVARAANVSHNAPYHHFTDRRGLLKALAERSMRELLARVRTAAESAPTPAAALRAGGAAYIDFAVEHPHAFDAVYDPTVCIPGAPTETMAPLVDALETALFAAAAGAGLSTEADANAVWGLVHGLGTLSAAGHLTPEQARASCAAAFNRLLPEG; encoded by the coding sequence ATGTCAAGTTCTCGCGACGGGTACCACCACGGCAGCCTCGCTCGGGCGCTCGAAGACGCCGCGATGCAACTGCTCGACACTCGACCCGCCCACGAGATCAGCCTGCGAGAGGTGGCCCGCGCCGCGAACGTCAGCCACAACGCGCCCTACCACCACTTCACCGACCGGCGCGGGCTGCTGAAGGCGCTCGCCGAGCGCAGCATGCGAGAATTGCTCGCCCGAGTTCGAACGGCCGCCGAGAGCGCTCCGACGCCCGCTGCCGCCCTGCGGGCCGGAGGAGCGGCCTACATCGATTTCGCGGTCGAGCACCCCCACGCCTTCGACGCCGTCTACGACCCGACAGTGTGCATCCCCGGTGCGCCCACCGAGACGATGGCTCCGCTCGTCGACGCGCTCGAGACGGCCCTCTTCGCAGCCGCCGCAGGGGCGGGCCTGAGCACCGAAGCGGACGCCAACGCCGTCTGGGGCCTGGTGCACGGCCTCGGCACGCTGAGCGCCGCCGGACATCTCACTCCAGAGCAGGCCCGGGCGTCGTGCGCGGCCGCGTTCAATCGCCTCTTGCCCGAGGGCTGA
- the erm gene encoding 23S ribosomal RNA methyltransferase Erm, with translation MHAHPHSEHLADARSRYGGRHELGQNFLHHRPTIEQIAELARDTAGPILEIGPGDGALTADLASLGRPLTLVELDEHRVRRLRRRFPGATVVHADALRTAFDAPVVVGNLPFHLTTPLLRKLLRSPHWERAILITQWEVARKRAGVGGGTLLTGQSAPWFDFRLRCRVPARAFRPVPGVDGGLLDISRRGSPLVPLSERAAYERFVRRVFTARGRGIGQNLQRGLGISRTATAAALRRASISAAALPRDLTPPQWASLWRSTGPGRG, from the coding sequence ATGCACGCGCACCCGCACTCAGAACACCTCGCCGACGCACGGTCGCGCTACGGCGGCCGGCACGAGCTCGGCCAGAACTTCCTGCACCACCGGCCCACGATCGAGCAGATCGCCGAACTCGCGCGCGATACCGCGGGCCCGATCCTCGAGATCGGACCCGGTGACGGCGCGCTGACCGCCGACCTCGCCAGCCTCGGGCGCCCACTGACGCTCGTGGAGCTCGACGAGCACCGCGTGCGCCGCCTCAGACGGCGCTTTCCGGGCGCGACGGTGGTGCACGCCGACGCCCTGCGCACGGCCTTCGACGCGCCGGTCGTCGTCGGCAACCTCCCCTTCCACCTCACCACGCCGCTGCTGCGCAAGCTGCTGCGGTCGCCGCACTGGGAGCGGGCGATCCTCATCACCCAGTGGGAGGTCGCCCGCAAGCGCGCTGGCGTGGGCGGCGGCACCCTCCTCACCGGGCAGTCGGCGCCGTGGTTCGACTTCCGGCTGCGGTGCCGGGTGCCGGCAAGGGCGTTCCGTCCGGTGCCCGGCGTCGACGGCGGGCTGCTCGACATCTCGCGGCGCGGTTCGCCCCTGGTGCCGCTCTCGGAGCGCGCCGCCTACGAGCGCTTCGTGCGGCGCGTCTTCACCGCCCGCGGGCGGGGGATCGGTCAGAACCTGCAGCGAGGGCTCGGGATCAGCCGCACCGCGACCGCCGCTGCGCTGCGGCGCGCATCCATCTCGGCGGCGGCGCTGCCGCGTGATCTCACGCCTCCGCAGTGGGCGAGCCTGTGGCGGAGCACAGGACCGGGGCGCGGGTGA
- a CDS encoding antibiotic biosynthesis monooxygenase family protein, whose product MSVVKINAISVPEGKGPELEARFAARKHAVDSSPGFQGFELLRPVQGDERYFVVTRWETEQHFEAWRDSRGNADAHARTDGEQPRKPVATGAELLEFEVVDLDGMS is encoded by the coding sequence ATGTCCGTCGTCAAGATCAACGCCATCTCAGTTCCGGAGGGGAAGGGGCCCGAACTCGAGGCGCGATTCGCCGCCCGCAAGCACGCGGTCGACTCCTCGCCCGGATTCCAGGGCTTCGAACTGCTGCGCCCGGTGCAGGGCGACGAGCGGTACTTCGTCGTCACCCGCTGGGAGACGGAGCAGCATTTCGAGGCGTGGCGCGACTCGCGCGGCAACGCCGACGCGCACGCGCGAACCGATGGGGAGCAGCCGCGCAAGCCGGTGGCGACCGGGGCGGAGCTGCTCGAGTTCGAGGTCGTCGACCTCGACGGCATGAGCTGA
- the ychF gene encoding redox-regulated ATPase YchF — translation MALTIGIVGLPNVGKSTLFNALTQNDALAANYPFATIEPNVGVVNLPDARLDKLAEIFGSERILPAPVSFVDIAGIVRGASEGEGLGNQFLANIREADAIAQVVRGFSDPDVVHVDGAVDPASDMETINTELIIADMQTLDKALVRLEKELKNRKIDASVVETAKDARAALDEGRVLSHAGLDLEPIRELGLLTAKPFLYVFNVDEGVLQDRARLDELAALVAPAKAIFLDAKIESELTELDAEDAAELLASIGQEESGLDQLARVGFDTLGLQTYLTAGPKEARAWTIKKGATAPQAAGAIHTDFEKGFIKGEIISFEDLVEAGSVAEARAKGKARMEGKDYIMQDGDVCEWRFNV, via the coding sequence GTGGCTCTTACAATCGGAATCGTCGGCCTGCCCAACGTGGGCAAGTCCACCCTCTTCAACGCTCTCACCCAGAACGACGCGCTCGCCGCGAACTACCCGTTCGCGACCATCGAGCCCAACGTGGGTGTGGTGAACCTGCCCGACGCGCGCCTCGACAAGCTCGCCGAGATCTTCGGCAGCGAGCGGATCCTGCCCGCCCCCGTCAGCTTCGTCGACATCGCCGGCATCGTGCGCGGCGCGAGCGAGGGCGAGGGACTCGGCAACCAGTTCCTCGCGAACATCCGTGAGGCCGATGCGATCGCGCAGGTGGTGCGCGGCTTCAGCGACCCCGACGTGGTGCACGTCGACGGCGCCGTCGATCCCGCGAGCGACATGGAGACGATCAACACCGAGCTGATCATCGCCGACATGCAGACGCTCGACAAGGCGCTCGTGCGCCTCGAGAAGGAGCTCAAGAACCGCAAGATCGACGCCTCGGTGGTCGAGACCGCGAAGGACGCCCGAGCCGCCCTCGACGAGGGCAGGGTGCTGTCGCACGCCGGCCTCGACCTCGAGCCGATCAGGGAGCTCGGCCTGCTCACCGCGAAGCCGTTCCTCTACGTCTTCAACGTCGACGAGGGCGTGCTGCAGGATCGCGCGCGCCTCGACGAGCTCGCCGCGCTCGTGGCGCCCGCGAAGGCGATCTTCCTCGACGCGAAGATCGAGAGCGAGCTCACCGAGCTCGATGCCGAGGACGCCGCGGAGCTGCTGGCCTCGATCGGCCAGGAGGAGAGCGGGCTGGATCAGCTCGCCCGCGTCGGCTTCGACACCCTCGGCCTGCAGACCTACCTCACGGCGGGTCCCAAGGAGGCGCGCGCCTGGACGATCAAGAAGGGCGCGACCGCCCCGCAGGCCGCGGGTGCGATCCACACCGACTTCGAGAAGGGCTTCATCAAGGGCGAGATCATCTCGTTCGAGGATCTCGTCGAGGCCGGCTCGGTGGCCGAGGCCCGCGCGAAGGGCAAGGCGCGCATGGAGGGCAAGGACTACATCATGCAGGACGGAGACGTCTGCGAGTGGCGTTTCAACGTGTAG
- a CDS encoding IS3 family transposase (programmed frameshift), with translation MPSKYDPELRQRALRMLAEARPEHESLTAACRHVGGLLGVSPETLRVWQRRYDIDTGAKPGTSIDMAQENRRLRREVSELRKANEVLKAASVFFAKGTRPATNEMIRFIDEYRDRFGVEFLCRTLRAAVRGFLTSRGYRAAKARSASARQLRDELLLPEIRRLHAKHYGVYGRRKMHALLKREGWKIGRDQTERLMRLAGVRGVRKSKRVFTTRPNKTAALPADLVNRRFAADGPRKLWVCDVTYVATWSGFAYVAFVTDVYSRRIVGWNVAATLKSEVLPMQALDMAAWQSGGRLDGLIHHADHGSNYTAMVYTDRIAELGAVPSTGTVGDSFDNAMAEAVNNLYKTELIRQQGPWRTVEQVELATLEYVWWWNHERLHGELDMRTPIEVEQAYYTEAEELLSPTG, from the exons ATGCCAAGCAAATATGACCCTGAACTTCGCCAGCGCGCACTTCGGATGCTCGCCGAAGCCCGTCCCGAGCACGAGTCGCTGACCGCGGCCTGCCGACACGTCGGTGGGCTCCTCGGAGTGAGCCCGGAGACGCTGCGCGTGTGGCAGCGCCGCTACGACATCGATACCGGCGCGAAGCCTGGCACCTCGATCGATATGGCCCAGGAGAACCGGCGGTTACGCCGCGAGGTGAGCGAGCTCCGTAAGGCCAACGAGGTACTCAAAGCCGCGAGCGTGTTTTTCGCGA AAGGAACTCGACCGGCCACGAACGAAATGATCAGATTCATCGACGAGTACCGTGATCGTTTCGGGGTCGAGTTCCTCTGTCGTACGCTGCGTGCGGCAGTTCGTGGGTTCCTCACCTCCCGCGGATACCGGGCCGCGAAAGCCCGGTCGGCCTCAGCCAGGCAGCTGCGCGACGAGTTGCTCCTCCCTGAGATCCGGCGGCTCCACGCGAAGCACTATGGCGTGTACGGGCGCCGGAAGATGCATGCCCTGCTGAAGCGTGAGGGGTGGAAGATCGGCCGCGACCAGACCGAGCGTCTGATGCGGCTCGCCGGCGTGCGCGGGGTACGGAAATCAAAGCGCGTGTTCACCACACGCCCTAACAAAACGGCGGCACTGCCTGCCGATCTCGTCAACCGGAGATTCGCCGCTGACGGGCCGCGCAAGCTCTGGGTGTGCGACGTGACCTACGTCGCCACCTGGTCTGGGTTCGCCTATGTCGCGTTCGTCACTGACGTGTACTCGCGCAGAATCGTGGGCTGGAATGTCGCTGCGACGCTGAAATCTGAGGTTCTGCCGATGCAGGCACTCGATATGGCTGCGTGGCAATCGGGCGGCAGGCTCGATGGCCTGATCCATCACGCCGATCACGGGTCGAATTACACCGCCATGGTCTATACGGATCGCATTGCGGAACTCGGAGCAGTGCCCTCGACCGGGACGGTCGGCGACAGTTTTGACAATGCCATGGCTGAGGCGGTCAACAACCTCTACAAGACCGAACTGATCCGACAGCAGGGCCCCTGGCGGACGGTTGAGCAGGTCGAACTCGCGACCCTCGAATACGTGTGGTGGTGGAACCATGAGCGCCTTCACGGGGAGCTCGATATGCGTACCCCGATCGAGGTCGAGCAGGCCTACTATACTGAGGCCGAGGAACTTCTGTCACCGACAGGTTGA